The proteins below are encoded in one region of Antennarius striatus isolate MH-2024 chromosome 7, ASM4005453v1, whole genome shotgun sequence:
- the LOC137599158 gene encoding claudin-18-like isoform X1, protein MAATLCQVMGFMLSLLGLAGIIAATGMDQWATEDLFDNPVTAIYSYSGLWRSCVRQSSGFTECRPYFTILGLPALLQAVRALMIVGIVFGAIGCLIAIFALKCLKMGNMEDSIKATMTLTAGILFLLAGVSGIAGVSAFANLVVQSFRFTTFTEGGYGLLGGGGLGGLSGPLTPRYTFGPALFIGWVGGAILFIGGIMMCLACRGMASDQKQRYDGMAYKAASQHTYYKSDPRPRPVYNDSYKAQSVDGRQSNQRFDYV, encoded by the exons ATGGCGGCTACTCTGTGCCAGGTGATGGGCTTCATGCTGAGTTTGTTGGGGTTGGCGGGAATAATTGCTGCAACAGGGATGGACCAGTGGGCGACTGAGGACCTGTTTGACAACCCTGTGACGGCCATATACTCGTATTCGGGCCTGTGGAGGTCATGCGTCCGGCAAAGCTCCGGCTTCACAGAGTGCCGACCCTATTTCACCATTCTGGGACTACCAG CTCTGCTCCAAGCCGTCCGGGCGTTGATGATTGTGGGAATTGTTTTCGGAGCCATTGGCTGCCTCATTGCCATATTTGCCCTGAAGTGCTTGAAAATGGGGAACATGGAGGACAGCATCAAGGCCACAATGACTCTGACAGCCGGAATCCTCTTCCTTCTTGCAG GTGTCTCTGGCATTGCCGGGGTGTCTGCCTTTGCCAACTTGGTTGTGCAAAGTTTCCGATTCACCACGTTTACCGAAGGTGGGTACGGCCTGCTGGGAGGCGGGGGACTTGGTGGACTATCGGGACCTCTGACTCCAAG GTACACCTTTGGACCCGCTCTTTTCATCGGCTGGGTTGGCGGAGCTATCTTGTTCATCGGCGGTATCATGATGTGCCTTGCCTGTCGCGGAATGGCTTCAGACCAAAAGCAACG GTATGATGGGATGGCCTACAAAGCGGCCTCGCAACACACCTACTACAAATCTGACCCCAGACCCCGCCCAGTCTACAACGACTCCTACAAAGCCCAGAGTGTGGATGGAAGGCAGTCCAACCAGAGATTTGACTACGTGTAG
- the LOC137599158 gene encoding claudin-18-like isoform X2 — MAAMMIQLIGWMLSALGEFLIAAATAMDMWSLQDRSQTVVTNVFTYSGLWNSCVGTSYGTTQCRPYFTILGLPALLQAVRALMIVGIVFGAIGCLIAIFALKCLKMGNMEDSIKATMTLTAGILFLLAGVSGIAGVSAFANLVVQSFRFTTFTEGGYGLLGGGGLGGLSGPLTPRYTFGPALFIGWVGGAILFIGGIMMCLACRGMASDQKQRYDGMAYKAASQHTYYKSDPRPRPVYNDSYKAQSVDGRQSNQRFDYV, encoded by the exons ATGGCTGCTATGATGATCCAGTTAATTGGATGGATGTTGTCCGCATTGGGGGAATTCCTaatagcagcagcaacagctaTGGACATGTGGAGCTTACAGGACAGGTCTCAAACAGTGGTGACAAACGTGTTCACCTATTCTGGGTTATGGAACTCCTGCGTCGGGACGTCGTACGGTACGACACAATGCAGACCTTACTTCACCATACTCGGACTGCCGG CTCTGCTCCAAGCCGTCCGGGCGTTGATGATTGTGGGAATTGTTTTCGGAGCCATTGGCTGCCTCATTGCCATATTTGCCCTGAAGTGCTTGAAAATGGGGAACATGGAGGACAGCATCAAGGCCACAATGACTCTGACAGCCGGAATCCTCTTCCTTCTTGCAG GTGTCTCTGGCATTGCCGGGGTGTCTGCCTTTGCCAACTTGGTTGTGCAAAGTTTCCGATTCACCACGTTTACCGAAGGTGGGTACGGCCTGCTGGGAGGCGGGGGACTTGGTGGACTATCGGGACCTCTGACTCCAAG GTACACCTTTGGACCCGCTCTTTTCATCGGCTGGGTTGGCGGAGCTATCTTGTTCATCGGCGGTATCATGATGTGCCTTGCCTGTCGCGGAATGGCTTCAGACCAAAAGCAACG GTATGATGGGATGGCCTACAAAGCGGCCTCGCAACACACCTACTACAAATCTGACCCCAGACCCCGCCCAGTCTACAACGACTCCTACAAAGCCCAGAGTGTGGATGGAAGGCAGTCCAACCAGAGATTTGACTACGTGTAG
- the hs2st1b gene encoding LOW QUALITY PROTEIN: heparan sulfate 2-O-sulfotransferase 1 (The sequence of the model RefSeq protein was modified relative to this genomic sequence to represent the inferred CDS: inserted 1 base in 1 codon): protein MGVWMSLRCGAVAPPTSLASPCHTPELPRQTLRIVRNISSWREKKTGFYHGHMAFLDSSKNGAEVKPMYINIVRDPIAGLMSYYYFMRFGDDYRLGLQQQKNKEKIWSQFKTFDESVSSKGTECSPENLWLQIPFYCGQQSECWKVGSKWALEQAKINLVNEYLLVGLXFFKGATELYKSGKHSHLRKTIVKKPPTVESIAKLQQSNIWKLENEFYEFALKQFEFVRAHALINEDGEWHTLGKRFFYEKIYPKVK from the exons AtgggggtgtggatgagtctcaggtgtggagccgtggctccacccaccagcctggcttccccctgccacacaccagaactgccacGCCAAACC CTGCGAATTGTCAGGAACATATCGTCATGGAGAGAGAAGAAAACTGGCTTCTACCATGGTCACATGGCATTTCTGGACTCCTCCAA GAATGGGGCAGAGGTCAAGCCGATGTACATAAACATTGTGCGGGACCCCATCGCGGGTCTGATGTCATATTACTACTTCATGCGCTTTGGAGATGACTACAGGCTGGgtcttcaacaacaaaaaaacaaggagaAAATATGGTCTCAATTTAAA aCATTTGATGAATCTGTATCATCAAAAGGGACTGAGTGTTCCCCTGAGAATCTCTGGCTGCAGATCCCTTTTTACTGTGGCCAACAGTCAGAGTGCTG GAAAGTAGGTAGTAAATGGGCCCTGGAACAGGCCAAGATAAACCTGGTGAATGAGTACCTGCTAGTTGGAC ACTTCTTTAAGGGAGCCACAGAGCTCTACAAATCAG GAAAGCATTCCCATCTGCGAAAGACAATCGTAAAGAAGCCTCCCACTGTAGAGTCAATAGCCAAGCTGCAGCAGTCCAACATCTGGAAATTGGAAAATGAGTTTTATGAGTTTGCACTCAAGCAGTTTGAGTTTGTACGTGCCCATGCTCTCATCAACGAGGATGGAGAATGGCATACCCTGGGCAAGAGGTTCTTCTATGAGAAGATTTACCCCAAAGTGAAGTGA